The Geoanaerobacter pelophilus genome includes a region encoding these proteins:
- a CDS encoding prepilin peptidase, giving the protein MSPVIVYNIFAFIYGAVVGSFLNVCICRLPENRSVVSPPSSCPLCGYRIKWYDNIPIVSYILLGGKCRSCKARISMRYPLVEIINGLLTLMLFIKFGPTLSFLALFILCSSLVVITFIDFDHQIIPDVISLPGIAVGFAFSFFLPWLGWKDSLIGLLAGGGSLLLVAYGYQLLTGKDGMGGGDVKLLAMLGAFLGWRSILFIIFSASLVGSVIGVGLMIARGRDSKLPIPFGPFLALGAILYIFYGSRIIDWYLGLSRLGGQ; this is encoded by the coding sequence ATGTCTCCAGTTATCGTCTACAATATCTTTGCCTTCATATACGGTGCCGTGGTTGGGTCGTTTCTCAATGTCTGCATCTGCAGGCTTCCAGAAAACCGTTCGGTAGTATCGCCTCCATCGAGCTGTCCACTCTGCGGCTACCGGATCAAGTGGTACGACAATATCCCGATAGTAAGCTATATCCTTCTCGGTGGGAAATGCCGTTCTTGCAAGGCTCGTATATCAATGCGCTATCCATTGGTTGAGATCATTAACGGCCTGCTGACCCTGATGCTCTTTATCAAATTCGGCCCGACGCTTTCTTTTCTCGCCCTGTTTATTTTATGTTCGAGCCTGGTGGTGATAACATTCATCGACTTTGACCATCAGATAATTCCTGATGTCATAAGCCTGCCTGGAATTGCCGTGGGTTTCGCCTTCTCCTTCTTTCTTCCCTGGCTTGGATGGAAAGACTCACTTATCGGGTTGCTGGCCGGCGGTGGCAGCCTGTTGCTGGTTGCCTATGGCTATCAACTGCTTACCGGCAAGGATGGCATGGGGGGCGGCGACGTCAAACTGTTAGCCATGCTGGGTGCTTTTCTCGGGTGGCGCTCCATTCTTTTCATAATCTTTTCTGCTTCACTGGTAGGTTCAGTTATCGGGGTTGGCCTCATGATTGCCCGCGGTCGCGATTCGAAGCTACCTATACCGTTCGGCCCTTTCCTTGCTTTGGGCGCAATCCTCTATATATTTTACGGCAGCAGGATAATTGATTGGTATCTTGGCCTCTCGCGGCTTGGAGGGCAATAA
- the proC gene encoding pyrroline-5-carboxylate reductase, producing MFRNLGIGIIGGGNMAEAMIKGLIQGGIAADKIEVAEPVAGRRDFLAERYAVGVSADNTKVATGCRLILLAIKPQMVDSVLSGISSAINGDTLLISIMAGVPCSIIESLFPTPVKVVRAMPNTPALALQGATAIAAGTHASAEDMTLAAEIFTMVGKCWQVDEKLIDAVTGLSGSGPAYVLTFIEALSDAGVKNGLPREVASGLALQTVYGTACLLNETGEHPALLREKVTSPGGTTIAGLQALEVGGFRGTVMRCVEAATQRSMELGKKK from the coding sequence ATGTTCCGGAATCTGGGAATAGGCATAATTGGTGGCGGCAACATGGCCGAGGCAATGATCAAGGGTTTGATCCAGGGGGGGATTGCTGCTGATAAAATCGAGGTAGCTGAGCCGGTTGCCGGACGCAGGGATTTTCTGGCAGAGCGCTATGCCGTGGGTGTTTCTGCTGATAACACCAAGGTGGCGACAGGTTGTCGCCTGATACTGCTGGCGATCAAGCCGCAGATGGTTGATTCTGTCCTGTCAGGCATATCATCAGCCATAAACGGTGATACCTTGCTCATATCGATAATGGCCGGGGTGCCTTGTTCAATCATTGAATCTTTATTCCCGACACCGGTCAAGGTTGTGCGGGCAATGCCCAATACCCCGGCACTGGCCCTGCAGGGTGCAACAGCAATAGCTGCCGGGACACATGCGTCTGCCGAGGATATGACGCTGGCTGCGGAAATCTTCACCATGGTTGGCAAGTGCTGGCAGGTGGATGAAAAACTGATCGATGCCGTGACCGGTCTTTCCGGAAGTGGCCCTGCCTATGTGCTGACGTTCATCGAGGCCCTTTCCGATGCGGGCGTCAAGAACGGACTGCCCCGTGAGGTCGCATCCGGCCTGGCTCTCCAGACAGTATACGGTACTGCTTGCCTGCTGAACGAGACCGGAGAGCACCCGGCGCTGCTCCGTGAAAAGGTGACTTCTCCCGGAGGCACCACCATCGCCGGGCTTCAGGCTCTTGAAGTTGGCGGGTTCCGCGGCACGGTCATGCGCTGTGTCGAAGCGGCGACGCAACGGTCAATGGAACTCGGGAAGAAAAAGTGA
- a CDS encoding cytochrome c biogenesis CcdA family protein: MSGANISFAGAFIAGLLSFLSPCVLPLIPSYITYITGLSFAELQEETPSHKVRNQTIIHSLMFIGGFTLIFVLLGASATFIGGYLQSKMDLLRKLGGVLIVLFGIHITGLIPISLLLGEKKINIQRKPAGYLGTLLVGIAFAAGWTPCIGPILASILMVAAAEDTVYHGIALLMTYSMGLAIPFFLSSLALNRFIQVFNRFKKHIRLFEIATGIFLIVLGIMLFTNYLSILGRYSTKLIG; encoded by the coding sequence ATGTCCGGAGCAAACATTTCTTTTGCAGGGGCATTCATCGCCGGGTTACTATCGTTCCTTTCTCCGTGCGTTTTGCCCCTTATTCCTTCGTACATAACATATATTACCGGCCTTTCCTTCGCTGAACTTCAGGAGGAAACCCCTTCCCACAAAGTCCGAAATCAGACAATTATCCATTCTCTCATGTTTATTGGTGGATTCACTTTGATATTTGTGCTTCTTGGTGCGTCTGCGACCTTTATCGGCGGTTATTTGCAGTCAAAGATGGATTTGCTGCGGAAGCTTGGCGGGGTGCTGATTGTCCTTTTCGGGATTCATATAACCGGGCTTATCCCCATCAGTCTTCTTCTGGGAGAGAAGAAGATCAATATTCAGCGAAAACCTGCCGGTTACTTAGGGACTTTGCTTGTCGGCATTGCCTTTGCCGCTGGTTGGACTCCCTGCATCGGTCCGATACTGGCATCGATTCTGATGGTGGCAGCTGCAGAGGATACTGTTTATCATGGCATCGCCCTGTTAATGACTTATTCCATGGGATTGGCGATCCCATTTTTCTTGTCATCGCTGGCGTTGAACCGTTTCATCCAGGTGTTTAACAGGTTCAAGAAACATATCCGGCTCTTTGAAATAGCGACCGGAATATTTCTGATAGTTTTGGGCATCATGTTGTTTACCAATTACCTGAGTATCTTGGGCAGGTATTCTACCAAGCTGATTGGATGA
- a CDS encoding VOC family protein, which produces MSRHTPAMSIQLTVADLSTTEAFYAGILELPIRRALTVPGAPEHLEMKVEGCNLIFVEEATVLKVHPVLEERFAMFPKGVGATLHFRVEGLDEIYQAIMEEEMEILYHMEEQPYGIKDLWCFDPDGYLIVLEEPTR; this is translated from the coding sequence ATGAGCCGCCATACTCCGGCAATGTCAATCCAGCTCACAGTGGCAGACTTATCGACTACCGAAGCCTTCTATGCAGGAATTCTGGAATTGCCGATCCGACGAGCACTTACAGTGCCTGGTGCCCCGGAACATCTTGAGATGAAAGTTGAAGGGTGTAATCTTATTTTTGTGGAAGAGGCGACAGTATTGAAGGTGCATCCGGTACTCGAAGAGCGGTTTGCCATGTTCCCGAAAGGGGTTGGGGCAACTCTCCATTTCAGGGTTGAAGGGTTGGATGAGATCTATCAAGCTATTATGGAAGAGGAGATGGAAATCCTCTATCACATGGAGGAACAGCCCTACGGGATCAAGGATCTCTGGTGCTTTGACCCGGACGGCTACCTGATAGTTCTGGAAGAACCTACTCGTTAG
- a CDS encoding M16 family metallopeptidase: MTRATCRFLALIITVFALSGCAGPSTQVNPRSMSFPPLSFEIPKSQRMELPNGMVVYLLEDHELPLVSITAYINTGSIYEPPDKTGLASLASAVLRTGGTDTITPDAMDGELEFMASSVEAGISSDVGNVSMATLTRNFDRTLQIYADVLMKPAFREEKLNLAKKQTIEALRRQNDNPKAIADRELRKALYSGHPLGAYPTVESISGITRDDLIKFHGRYFRPNRVILAVAGDVKTEELSAKLEKLFNGWEKTDESLPKVAPPAAEVKPQVLLAHKDVNQSAIRIGHLGIDKDSPDLYAIRVMDYILGGGFTSRLTQEIRSNQGLAYNVESHFDIGRRFVGTFIAQTETKSESTAKAITLMRDIIAGITKEPVSSQELDLAKNSIINAFIFGFAKPEAVVNQQARLEYYGYPKGYLENYRDNIAKVTKDDILQAAKNHLHPDKMVISVAGNDNAFDKPLSIFGRVTDIKLETMKGDKTQ, encoded by the coding sequence ATGACCAGAGCCACCTGTCGCTTTCTTGCACTCATCATAACCGTTTTCGCACTATCTGGATGCGCCGGTCCGAGTACCCAGGTGAACCCTCGTTCCATGTCGTTCCCACCGCTCTCTTTCGAGATCCCCAAAAGCCAGCGGATGGAACTGCCTAATGGCATGGTGGTCTACCTTCTGGAGGACCATGAACTTCCATTGGTGAGCATTACCGCGTATATCAACACAGGAAGCATTTATGAACCGCCGGACAAGACAGGCCTTGCATCGCTCGCCTCTGCCGTATTGAGGACCGGGGGTACCGATACGATCACACCTGACGCAATGGATGGCGAACTGGAATTCATGGCTTCTTCAGTTGAGGCCGGGATCTCGTCCGACGTCGGCAATGTATCAATGGCCACCCTCACAAGGAATTTCGACAGGACCTTGCAGATCTATGCCGATGTTTTGATGAAACCGGCATTTCGCGAAGAGAAGCTCAACCTCGCTAAAAAGCAGACAATAGAGGCACTGCGCCGACAGAATGACAACCCGAAGGCGATCGCCGACCGTGAACTCCGGAAAGCCCTCTACTCCGGCCATCCCCTGGGGGCATACCCGACAGTAGAAAGCATATCAGGGATTACCCGTGATGACCTGATCAAATTCCATGGCCGATATTTTAGACCGAATCGGGTGATTCTTGCTGTTGCCGGTGACGTAAAGACAGAGGAGTTATCCGCCAAGCTTGAGAAGCTGTTTAACGGCTGGGAAAAAACGGACGAGTCTTTGCCAAAGGTTGCCCCGCCAGCCGCTGAGGTAAAGCCGCAGGTTCTGCTGGCACACAAGGACGTCAACCAGTCGGCGATCCGGATCGGCCATCTCGGCATCGATAAGGACAGTCCGGACCTCTATGCCATACGGGTGATGGATTATATCCTTGGCGGCGGCTTTACTTCACGGCTTACCCAGGAGATCCGCTCGAATCAGGGGCTTGCCTATAATGTCGAGAGCCATTTCGATATCGGACGCCGCTTTGTGGGGACCTTTATCGCCCAGACCGAGACCAAATCTGAATCAACGGCCAAGGCAATAACCTTGATGCGCGATATCATTGCCGGAATCACCAAAGAGCCGGTCTCCAGCCAGGAACTTGATCTGGCCAAGAATTCGATCATCAATGCCTTTATCTTCGGCTTTGCCAAGCCTGAAGCCGTGGTCAACCAGCAGGCCAGGCTGGAGTATTACGGCTACCCCAAGGGATACCTCGAAAACTATCGGGACAACATCGCAAAAGTCACCAAAGATGACATTCTGCAGGCAGCGAAAAACCATCTTCACCCGGATAAAATGGTGATCTCCGTGGCTGGCAACGACAATGCTTTTGACAAACCGTTATCGATCTTCGGTCGAGTGACTGACATCAAACTGGAAACTATGAAAGGTGATAAGACTCAATAA
- a CDS encoding polyprenyl synthetase family protein yields MEAVLALIGDELIQVEQQFRKDLASDVPLIRKVGEYVLSSGGKRIRPALLLLAAKLCEYSGDRHVPLASVVEFIHTATLLHDDVVDNANLRRGIASANTLWGNEASVLVGDFLFSKSFSLMVADGDLDILRVLSGATTMIAEGEVLQLVCTSDLTMTEARYIDVVKCKTAVLISAACQAGAILGKVSTEMENALRDFGMDLGIAFQLMDDVLDYSADQEEFGKSIGHDIEEGKITLPLIHALMHCTDVEKDRVGDIVTAEIVEDQDFAFVFDLVQRHQGIEFTVSRARDYVESAKASLASFPESTIKSALFDLSDYVVTRQR; encoded by the coding sequence ATGGAAGCAGTTCTGGCCCTTATCGGGGATGAACTTATACAGGTAGAGCAGCAGTTTCGTAAGGACTTGGCGTCCGATGTTCCGCTTATCCGCAAAGTTGGCGAGTACGTGCTTTCCAGCGGTGGGAAACGGATAAGACCGGCTTTGCTTCTTCTCGCGGCTAAGCTGTGTGAATATAGTGGCGACCGTCATGTGCCGTTGGCAAGTGTGGTCGAATTCATCCACACTGCAACCCTTCTTCATGATGACGTTGTCGATAACGCCAATCTCCGCAGGGGCATTGCCTCGGCAAACACCCTTTGGGGTAACGAAGCTTCCGTGCTGGTCGGCGATTTCCTGTTCTCAAAATCATTCTCTCTTATGGTGGCAGACGGCGACCTGGATATTCTCCGGGTTCTGTCGGGCGCAACCACCATGATTGCTGAGGGCGAGGTACTGCAACTGGTCTGTACCAGTGATCTCACCATGACAGAGGCCAGGTATATTGATGTCGTCAAGTGTAAGACTGCAGTTCTGATCTCAGCAGCATGCCAGGCCGGGGCCATCCTTGGCAAGGTTTCCACTGAGATGGAAAATGCCTTGCGAGATTTCGGCATGGATTTGGGGATTGCCTTCCAGTTGATGGATGATGTGCTGGACTATTCCGCTGACCAGGAGGAGTTTGGCAAGAGCATTGGGCACGATATCGAAGAAGGGAAGATAACCTTGCCTCTGATCCACGCCTTGATGCATTGTACCGATGTGGAGAAGGACCGGGTCGGGGATATCGTTACTGCGGAGATTGTCGAAGATCAGGATTTCGCCTTTGTCTTTGATCTTGTGCAACGGCACCAAGGTATTGAATTCACTGTGTCGAGGGCTCGCGATTATGTAGAGAGTGCCAAAGCTTCTTTAGCATCATTTCCAGAGTCAACCATTAAGTCTGCGCTTTTCGACCTCTCCGACTACGTGGTTACCAGGCAGCGCTAA
- the nspC gene encoding carboxynorspermidine decarboxylase — translation MTGIDIDKILKLSPSPAYVVDLGQLRHNLAILDEVQQRSGAKILMALKAFAMWGVFPLIRETLHGVCASSPWEARLGREEFGREVHSFAAAFKEADVVELLQISNHLVFNSFNQLERFRPLWEQSGVSIGLRVNPEHSEGHTPIYDPCAPKSRLGIPRKEFDGRSLAGVEGLHFHTLCEQLFEPLARTAKVFEEKFGEFLPQMKWLNLGGGHHITREGYDIDALVELVKHFKGKYGIEVYLEPGEAIAIGTGILVSEVLDVVHNEMDIAILDVSATCHMPDILEMPYRPGITGGYNPEEKSHTYRLAGPSCLAGDVIGDWSFEKPLNPGDRLAFEDMSHYTMVKTTTFNGIQHPAICTYEPASGELKVIRQFDYEDFKGRLS, via the coding sequence TTGACCGGTATCGACATCGACAAAATCCTGAAGCTCTCACCCTCCCCTGCCTATGTGGTGGACCTGGGTCAGCTGCGTCATAATCTGGCGATACTGGACGAGGTGCAACAGCGCTCCGGCGCCAAGATCCTCATGGCGCTGAAGGCGTTTGCCATGTGGGGGGTGTTTCCGCTGATCCGGGAAACCCTGCATGGCGTCTGCGCCAGCTCCCCCTGGGAGGCACGCCTCGGCCGCGAGGAGTTCGGCCGCGAGGTCCACAGCTTTGCCGCGGCGTTCAAGGAAGCAGATGTAGTTGAGTTGTTGCAGATCTCCAATCACCTGGTTTTCAACTCCTTCAACCAGCTGGAGCGGTTCCGACCGCTGTGGGAGCAGAGCGGCGTCTCCATCGGCCTGCGGGTCAACCCGGAGCATTCCGAAGGTCACACCCCTATCTACGACCCCTGCGCGCCCAAATCGCGGCTCGGCATCCCCCGGAAAGAGTTTGACGGCCGGTCGCTGGCCGGGGTTGAAGGGCTGCACTTCCATACCCTGTGCGAGCAGCTGTTCGAGCCGCTAGCGCGGACCGCCAAAGTGTTCGAGGAAAAATTCGGCGAGTTTCTCCCTCAAATGAAATGGTTGAACTTAGGTGGCGGCCACCACATCACCCGCGAGGGATATGACATCGACGCCCTGGTGGAGCTGGTCAAGCATTTCAAAGGAAAGTACGGCATTGAGGTCTACCTGGAGCCAGGCGAGGCGATCGCCATCGGCACCGGCATCCTGGTGAGCGAGGTGCTGGATGTGGTGCACAACGAGATGGATATTGCCATCCTCGACGTCTCTGCCACCTGCCACATGCCGGATATCCTGGAGATGCCCTATCGACCCGGCATCACCGGCGGCTATAATCCCGAGGAAAAGTCCCACACTTACCGTCTCGCCGGGCCATCCTGCCTGGCAGGCGACGTAATCGGCGACTGGTCGTTCGAAAAGCCACTCAATCCCGGCGACCGGCTGGCCTTCGAGGACATGTCCCACTACACCATGGTCAAGACCACTACCTTCAACGGCATCCAGCACCCGGCGATCTGCACCTATGAGCCGGCGAGCGGGGAGCTCAAGGTCATCAGGCAGTTCGATTACGAAGATTTCAAAGGACGCCTTTCATAG
- a CDS encoding TlpA disulfide reductase family protein: MKRLVLIVILLCLALFGCSKEEKGKSSSVSQLREGTAAPDFTLKDLDGRDVTLSSFKGKVVFLNFWATWCPPCKEEIPSMMKLNQQMAGKSFQMLAVSIDEGGKDAVTAFFKRTGFNLPSLNDPEQKAGKVYGITGVPETFVIDKNGVVVKKVIGGMDWASADSVQFFSELASK, from the coding sequence ATGAAGAGACTTGTCTTGATCGTAATACTGCTCTGCTTGGCTTTATTTGGCTGTTCAAAGGAGGAAAAGGGCAAATCTTCATCGGTCAGCCAATTGCGTGAGGGCACAGCAGCGCCGGATTTTACGCTGAAAGATCTTGACGGCCGTGACGTTACCCTTTCTTCCTTTAAAGGAAAGGTTGTTTTTTTAAACTTTTGGGCAACATGGTGCCCTCCGTGTAAGGAAGAAATCCCTTCAATGATGAAGCTTAACCAGCAAATGGCTGGTAAATCATTCCAGATGCTTGCTGTTTCTATCGACGAAGGTGGTAAGGATGCAGTTACGGCTTTTTTTAAACGTACCGGTTTTAATCTGCCGAGTTTGAATGATCCTGAACAAAAAGCCGGCAAAGTTTATGGCATAACCGGTGTGCCGGAGACCTTTGTCATCGACAAGAACGGGGTCGTGGTAAAAAAAGTCATAGGAGGGATGGACTGGGCGTCTGCTGATTCAGTTCAGTTCTTCTCCGAGTTGGCATCAAAATAA
- a CDS encoding saccharopine dehydrogenase family protein yields the protein MSKVLIIGAGGVGQVVAHKCAQRRDIFSEITLASRTKAKCDTIAAQLNNSIKTAQVDADNVPELVALIKAEQPKLVINVALPYQDLHIMDACLETGVDYLDTANYEPLDTAKFEYSWQWAYQDRFKNAGLMALLGSGFDPGVTNVYTALAAKKYLDVVEEIDIIDANAGSHGQPFATNFNPEINIREVTATCRHWENGQFVESPALSTKRVFDFPEGIGPMNCYRLYHEEMESLVKHIPTIKKAQFWMTFSDNYLKHLEVLQNVGMTRIDEVEFNGQKIVPIQFLKALLPDPGSLGPLTKGKTCIGVIARGTKDGQRKQVYIYNICDHEACYKEVQSQAISYTTGVPAVVGAIMMLTGKWHAPGVWNMEQFDPELFLDVLGPMGLPTVVIDGGEWPEL from the coding sequence ATGAGCAAGGTTCTGATAATCGGAGCAGGGGGCGTCGGCCAGGTCGTTGCCCATAAATGCGCCCAGCGTCGTGACATTTTCAGCGAGATCACCCTGGCCTCGCGCACCAAGGCCAAGTGTGACACCATTGCCGCCCAACTGAACAACAGCATAAAAACCGCTCAGGTAGATGCCGACAACGTCCCCGAACTGGTTGCCCTGATCAAGGCAGAGCAGCCAAAACTGGTGATCAACGTGGCGCTGCCGTACCAGGATCTGCATATCATGGATGCCTGCCTGGAGACCGGTGTCGATTACCTCGACACTGCCAACTACGAACCGCTGGACACCGCCAAGTTCGAGTACTCCTGGCAGTGGGCCTACCAGGACCGCTTTAAAAATGCCGGTTTGATGGCGCTTCTGGGTTCTGGTTTCGATCCGGGTGTTACCAACGTCTACACCGCCCTGGCAGCCAAAAAGTATCTGGATGTCGTGGAGGAAATCGACATCATCGACGCCAATGCCGGCAGCCACGGCCAGCCGTTTGCCACCAACTTCAACCCGGAGATCAACATCCGCGAAGTGACCGCTACCTGCCGCCACTGGGAAAACGGCCAGTTTGTCGAGAGCCCGGCGCTCTCCACCAAGCGGGTCTTTGATTTCCCGGAAGGGATCGGGCCGATGAACTGCTATCGACTCTACCACGAGGAGATGGAGTCGCTGGTCAAGCACATCCCGACCATCAAGAAAGCCCAGTTCTGGATGACTTTCTCCGACAACTACCTGAAGCACCTGGAGGTACTGCAGAACGTCGGCATGACCAGGATCGACGAAGTGGAGTTTAACGGTCAGAAGATCGTGCCGATCCAGTTCCTAAAGGCGTTGCTCCCTGATCCGGGTTCGCTGGGTCCGCTGACCAAGGGCAAGACCTGCATCGGCGTCATTGCCCGCGGCACCAAGGACGGCCAACGCAAGCAGGTTTACATCTACAATATCTGTGACCACGAGGCCTGTTACAAAGAGGTCCAATCCCAGGCGATCAGCTACACCACCGGTGTCCCGGCGGTGGTCGGCGCCATCATGATGCTGACCGGCAAGTGGCACGCACCTGGGGTCTGGAACATGGAGCAGTTTGACCCGGAGCTGTTCCTTGATGTGCTCGGCCCAATGGGTCTGCCGACGGTGGTCATCGACGGCGGTGAATGGCCGGAGTTATAG
- a CDS encoding M16 family metallopeptidase, which translates to MKLIIRITLPLLLLSMMAVQASAAGLSERVIEHTLKNGMKILMVERHTSPTVSAWIRFKVGSVDERSDERGVAHLLEHMLFKGTKTLGTKDYASEKPLLDKIEEVAQNLVQEKAKQERGDKEKIKSLQSELSRLESEAGKFVIKEEFADLYSRNGGYNYNAFTSKDGTTYLIGLPSNKLELWAAIESDRMQNAVLREFYTERDVVMEERRRSYDAEPAGRLWETFLATAFMAHPVGQPIIGWMSDLENLTRTKAEHFLKSYYAPNNAIIAIVGDINPQKTVAMVERYFGNIPPGKSVPPVAVREPQQHGEKRVEIIGDAEPELMIGFHKPTLPDPDDYVFDVIDMLLADGRTSRLYKKLVIEKQIATEVGSFSAPGSRYPNLFVISATPRAPHSVKEVEDAIYAELERFKSEPVQEKDLQKILNRLEYEEFRQMGSNGGLARNLTEYEAVTGNWRYLIEHRQKVAAVTPMDVVNVARKYFTRENRTVGFITKKLKEESK; encoded by the coding sequence ATGAAACTGATCATCCGAATCACCCTGCCGCTCCTGCTGCTTAGCATGATGGCCGTCCAGGCATCAGCTGCAGGCCTATCAGAAAGGGTAATAGAACATACCCTGAAAAACGGCATGAAAATCCTTATGGTTGAACGACACACCTCTCCAACTGTCTCAGCATGGATCCGTTTCAAGGTAGGCAGCGTTGATGAGCGGAGCGATGAAAGGGGGGTGGCTCATCTCCTGGAACATATGCTCTTCAAGGGGACCAAGACGCTCGGCACAAAGGACTATGCCTCGGAAAAACCGCTGCTCGACAAAATCGAAGAGGTTGCGCAGAACCTGGTCCAGGAAAAAGCAAAGCAGGAGCGCGGCGATAAAGAAAAAATTAAATCTCTGCAAAGCGAGCTTTCCCGGCTTGAGAGCGAAGCAGGTAAATTCGTCATCAAAGAAGAGTTCGCTGACCTTTACTCCAGAAACGGTGGATACAACTACAATGCCTTCACCAGCAAGGACGGCACGACCTACCTCATAGGCCTGCCGTCAAACAAGCTGGAATTATGGGCTGCCATTGAATCAGACCGGATGCAGAATGCCGTACTCAGGGAGTTCTATACCGAGCGGGACGTTGTCATGGAAGAACGGAGAAGGTCGTATGATGCCGAACCTGCCGGACGACTTTGGGAGACCTTCCTGGCAACTGCCTTTATGGCCCATCCCGTCGGCCAGCCGATAATCGGCTGGATGTCAGATCTGGAAAACCTCACCCGGACCAAAGCAGAGCATTTTCTCAAGAGTTACTATGCCCCCAACAATGCAATAATCGCAATTGTCGGTGACATTAACCCGCAGAAAACCGTGGCGATGGTTGAACGGTACTTCGGCAATATCCCCCCTGGCAAATCTGTGCCTCCGGTTGCAGTCAGGGAGCCCCAGCAACATGGGGAAAAGAGAGTTGAAATCATTGGGGATGCCGAGCCGGAATTAATGATAGGCTTCCACAAGCCTACCCTGCCCGACCCTGACGATTACGTATTCGATGTCATTGATATGCTGCTTGCTGACGGAAGAACATCGCGCCTCTACAAAAAACTGGTTATCGAGAAACAGATCGCGACAGAGGTCGGTTCATTCTCTGCCCCTGGAAGCCGCTACCCCAATCTCTTTGTCATTTCAGCGACCCCCAGAGCCCCACATAGCGTCAAGGAAGTTGAAGATGCCATATATGCTGAGTTGGAGCGGTTCAAGAGCGAGCCGGTCCAGGAAAAAGACCTGCAGAAGATACTGAACCGGCTCGAATATGAAGAGTTCCGCCAAATGGGCTCTAACGGCGGCCTGGCCAGAAACCTGACCGAGTATGAAGCGGTTACCGGCAACTGGCGCTACCTGATCGAACACCGCCAGAAAGTGGCGGCTGTTACCCCGATGGATGTCGTCAATGTTGCGAGAAAATATTTCACCAGAGAAAACAGAACTGTCGGTTTCATAACCAAGAAGCTTAAGGAGGAATCCAAATGA
- a CDS encoding polysaccharide deacetylase family protein yields MMLRILTTLLLLSLLVTTASASQTTEQSGVPILLYHRFGPTVADGMTITTPVFESHLKYLKDNGYTVIPLRRLVDWYQKKAPVPPPKSVVIVEDDAHKTVYSDMLPLIKKYKVPVTVFVYPSAISNAKYAMTWDQLRELKKTGLVDIQSHTYWHPNFKKERKKLKPAELDKLVNTQLKKSKDKLEKELGGKVDMLAWPFGIYDDYLLKMAAANGFTTTFTIERHHAGASDSVMKLPRYLLINSDQGKAFAQILAGTAPKRNIAY; encoded by the coding sequence ATAATGCTAAGGATCCTTACAACTCTTTTACTGCTGTCACTGCTAGTAACCACTGCCTCTGCATCTCAAACAACAGAGCAATCAGGAGTGCCGATACTCCTCTATCACCGCTTCGGACCCACTGTCGCCGATGGCATGACCATCACCACACCGGTATTCGAGTCACACCTCAAGTACCTTAAAGACAATGGCTACACAGTGATCCCCCTGAGAAGGCTGGTTGACTGGTACCAGAAAAAGGCACCGGTCCCTCCGCCTAAATCAGTGGTGATCGTTGAGGATGATGCCCATAAGACCGTTTACAGTGACATGCTGCCACTGATCAAAAAATACAAGGTGCCTGTGACCGTGTTCGTCTATCCGTCGGCGATCTCCAACGCCAAATACGCCATGACCTGGGACCAGCTGCGGGAACTGAAGAAGACCGGGCTTGTCGACATCCAGTCGCATACCTACTGGCACCCGAACTTCAAGAAAGAGCGAAAGAAGCTCAAGCCGGCAGAACTGGATAAACTGGTGAACACCCAGTTAAAAAAATCAAAGGACAAACTGGAGAAGGAACTAGGCGGGAAGGTTGATATGCTTGCCTGGCCGTTCGGCATCTACGACGACTATCTGCTGAAGATGGCCGCAGCTAACGGGTTTACCACTACTTTCACCATAGAGCGTCACCATGCCGGAGCCAGCGACTCGGTTATGAAACTCCCCCGTTATCTACTGATCAATTCGGACCAGGGCAAGGCATTTGCCCAGATACTGGCAGGAACAGCGCCTAAACGAAACATCGCTTACTAA